Within Deltaproteobacteria bacterium, the genomic segment TGGACATCCTGTCAATGACACCTCTGCCACCTGTCAGATATTGGATACCCAAGTGGACAAGTTTTATCGGCATCTTCTTGGCTACGGCCTGGGCAAAATTCCTTCCCACATGGAGTTCCTGTTTCAACCAACTGTTTTCAATCATGTCACGGTAGCAAGACAACGCCTCTTGCGTGAAACCGCCTTTTGAGAAGGCCTCCAGAATTGCCTCCGCCGCAAGCATGCCCGATTTCATGGAGGTGTGGATTCCTTTAAGCGCCGGTGGATTCTGCATGGATGCTGTGGCGCCCACAAAAACCGCACCATCAACAGCCAGCTTCGGCACGGTGTAATATCCTCCGTTACCAATTACCCTGGCCCCTTGCTCAATCACCCGCCCGCCGGTTATGATCTCACGCACAAACGGATGCCCTTTGAATCTCAAGAATTCTTCATAGAGATCGAGCATGGGATCTTCATATCCCAATCCCACGACAAGGCCCAGGGTTACCTTGTTGTCCTTCATCTCATAAACAAAGCCGCCACTGTGGATGTCTAGCTTTAATGGATAGCCCAAGGTATGAATATCATTGGCAGAGCTGTCTGCAAAATAGTTCTTTTCAGGCAGCTCGATAACTTCTTTTATGCCGGTTTCAAAGGTTTGAGGCACCTTTCCGGAAAAGATGTTCAACTTCTTGGAAAGCTCTCTGAGAAGCGATCCTTTGGCGCCCTCTCCAAGTACTGTTACCTTTGCAATTATGTCCACGCCAGGCTCAAAGTTTGCCCTGGGTTGTCCATCCTTATCCAGGCCCTTATCTCCTGTGCGGACCCCGACGACGGTCTTGCCATCCTGGTCGTAAAGCACCTCTTTGCCCGCAAAGCCTGGGAAGATGTTCACGCCCAAATCCTCAGCAATGGCAGCAAGCCAGCGGACAAACCTGGAGAGGCTTATGACGTGGAATCCGTTGTTTTTCATGTACCGTGGCACGAAAGGTATGGAATATTGGGACCTCTCGGTCAAAAAATAGAATTCGTCTCCCCGAACGTCTTTCTCAATAGGGCAGCCTGCTTCCCTGTAGTTTGCCACAAGCTCCTTGAGGGCTATAGGGTTTAGGACCGCGCCGCTTAAGGCATGAGAACCCACGTTAGCGCCCTTTTCAATTAACGCTACCTCAAGGTCAAGATTCTTATTTCTGGCCAGTTGCATCAGATGAACGGCGCCAGCAAGGTTTGCAGGGCCACCCCCAACAAACAGGACATCAAATTCGATTTGTTCTCTTGCACTAGTCATGGTTTTCCTCACGTGTGTTTTAGGTTGAGCCCGTTGAGCCGGTTTGCCGGCCAAGTGTTGATAATCTCGTAAAAAGTCGTCACTCCGGTGAAAACCGGAGTCCAGAGCCTTTGTAACTAGCTGAATAAACTGAATTCCGGCTTTCGGCGGAATGACAGTCCGCCGGAGGCGGATTTCG encodes:
- a CDS encoding electron transfer flavoprotein-ubiquinone oxidoreductase, which codes for MTSAREQIEFDVLFVGGGPANLAGAVHLMQLARNKNLDLEVALIEKGANVGSHALSGAVLNPIALKELVANYREAGCPIEKDVRGDEFYFLTERSQYSIPFVPRYMKNNGFHVISLSRFVRWLAAIAEDLGVNIFPGFAGKEVLYDQDGKTVVGVRTGDKGLDKDGQPRANFEPGVDIIAKVTVLGEGAKGSLLRELSKKLNIFSGKVPQTFETGIKEVIELPEKNYFADSSANDIHTLGYPLKLDIHSGGFVYEMKDNKVTLGLVVGLGYEDPMLDLYEEFLRFKGHPFVREIITGGRVIEQGARVIGNGGYYTVPKLAVDGAVFVGATASMQNPPALKGIHTSMKSGMLAAEAILEAFSKGGFTQEALSCYRDMIENSWLKQELHVGRNFAQAVAKKMPIKLVHLGIQYLTGGRGVIDRMSIQKDSGSLRSLKDDDLETSEQRYGIHEYDEALFVDKLTGVYLSKTQHREDQPCHLIVHDLNLCVNQCFDTYQSPCTRFCPGNVYEMEISEDTHEKKLRLNPSNCLHCKTCEVKDPYGNITWTCPEGGDGPGYTVL